Proteins from a genomic interval of Onychostoma macrolepis isolate SWU-2019 chromosome 17, ASM1243209v1, whole genome shotgun sequence:
- the LOC131523147 gene encoding gap junction epsilon-1 protein isoform X2: MFFLGVLGFAVYGNEALHFSCDPDRRELNLFCYNQFRPVTPQVFWALQLVTVLVPGAVFHLYAAYKNIAQEDILERPTYTVFYIISVLLRIVLEVAAFWLQSRLFGFLVHSLYFCDASSLDKTFNFTKCMVPEHFEKTIFLSAMYIFTIITMILCMAEIFEILCRRLGYLTHQ, from the exons ATGTTCTTCCTGGGCGTTCTGGGATTTGCGGTTTACGGGAATGAAGCCCTTCATTTCAGCTGCGACCCCGACAGGAGGGAGCTCAACCTCTTCTGTTACAATCAGTTCAGACCTGTAACGCCGCAG GTGTTTTGGGCCCTGCAGCTAGTGACGGTTCTTGTTCCAGGGGCCGTATTCCATCTGTATGCAGCATATAAAAACATAGCCCAAGAGGATATTCTGGAACGACCAACATACACAGTGTTCTACATCATTTCTGTACTGTTACGGATCGTCCTGGAGGTGGCAGCATTCTGGCTCCAGAGTCGTCTCTTTGGATTCCTGGTTCATTCGCTGTACTTCTGTGATGCCAGTTCACTGGACAAGACATTCAACTTCACCAAGTGTATGGTACCTGAGCACTTCGAAAAGACCATCTTCCTCAGTGCAATGTACATTTTCACCATTATCACCATGATTTTGTGTATGGCTGAGATTTTTGAAATCCTCTGCAGAAGGCTGGGCTATTTAACACATCAGTGA
- the LOC131523147 gene encoding gap junction epsilon-1 protein isoform X1, whose product MSLNYIKNFYEGCLRPPTVIGQFHTLFFGSVRMFFLGVLGFAVYGNEALHFSCDPDRRELNLFCYNQFRPVTPQVFWALQLVTVLVPGAVFHLYAAYKNIAQEDILERPTYTVFYIISVLLRIVLEVAAFWLQSRLFGFLVHSLYFCDASSLDKTFNFTKCMVPEHFEKTIFLSAMYIFTIITMILCMAEIFEILCRRLGYLTHQ is encoded by the exons ATGTCCTTAAACTACATCAAGAACTTCTATGAGGGATGT CTCCGGCCTCCGACTGTGATTGGTCAGTTCCACACCCTGTTTTTTGGCTCTGTGCGCATGTTCTTCCTGGGCGTTCTGGGATTTGCGGTTTACGGGAATGAAGCCCTTCATTTCAGCTGCGACCCCGACAGGAGGGAGCTCAACCTCTTCTGTTACAATCAGTTCAGACCTGTAACGCCGCAG GTGTTTTGGGCCCTGCAGCTAGTGACGGTTCTTGTTCCAGGGGCCGTATTCCATCTGTATGCAGCATATAAAAACATAGCCCAAGAGGATATTCTGGAACGACCAACATACACAGTGTTCTACATCATTTCTGTACTGTTACGGATCGTCCTGGAGGTGGCAGCATTCTGGCTCCAGAGTCGTCTCTTTGGATTCCTGGTTCATTCGCTGTACTTCTGTGATGCCAGTTCACTGGACAAGACATTCAACTTCACCAAGTGTATGGTACCTGAGCACTTCGAAAAGACCATCTTCCTCAGTGCAATGTACATTTTCACCATTATCACCATGATTTTGTGTATGGCTGAGATTTTTGAAATCCTCTGCAGAAGGCTGGGCTATTTAACACATCAGTGA